A single window of Halococcus saccharolyticus DSM 5350 DNA harbors:
- a CDS encoding DUF4268 domain-containing protein: protein MSEPEGPVFQELVPQDVRDYWVHEAHNFTPWLADSIRNEDASHLEDVLGLDVEIVETEKSVGRYNLDILAEVVDDGRQVVIENQLDQSDHDHLGKAIAYAAGVNADIIVWIAPTFNDEHQDAIQWLNQNSREGVDLFAIRLEVWRIGDSQPAIRLNPVEKPSEWKRKAQRSGGEITETKELQEEFWTQFRDRIDDSSTILRPRKPKPIHYYGNPIGKSGFHISFVVLSQENELRLDLNIEDDEEAFWELKSEEEAIEQELGREVEWGEPRETRTGKMRSNLSIARDGDLENREKWGEYFDWYIEYGERFHNVFHNRIQQF from the coding sequence ATGTCAGAACCAGAGGGGCCTGTGTTTCAGGAGCTGGTACCTCAAGACGTACGAGACTACTGGGTGCACGAAGCCCACAATTTCACCCCCTGGCTGGCGGATTCCATACGGAACGAAGATGCGTCTCACCTCGAGGACGTTCTTGGGTTGGATGTAGAGATCGTTGAGACCGAGAAGAGCGTCGGGAGGTACAACCTCGATATCCTTGCGGAGGTGGTCGATGACGGCCGACAAGTGGTAATCGAGAATCAGCTAGATCAGTCCGACCATGATCACCTCGGCAAGGCGATTGCATATGCCGCAGGTGTCAATGCCGATATCATCGTCTGGATCGCGCCGACATTCAATGACGAGCATCAAGATGCGATTCAGTGGCTAAATCAGAACAGTCGTGAAGGTGTTGACCTATTTGCAATCCGGTTGGAAGTGTGGAGAATTGGCGACTCTCAGCCAGCGATTCGGCTAAATCCAGTGGAGAAACCAAGCGAGTGGAAAAGAAAGGCGCAGCGATCTGGGGGGGAAATTACTGAGACCAAGGAGCTACAGGAAGAGTTTTGGACTCAGTTTCGTGACCGTATTGATGACTCGTCGACCATACTCAGACCTCGCAAACCGAAGCCAATCCACTACTACGGGAACCCGATTGGGAAATCTGGATTCCATATATCATTTGTCGTCCTATCACAAGAAAATGAATTGCGGCTTGATCTCAATATAGAGGACGACGAAGAGGCGTTCTGGGAACTGAAGTCTGAAGAAGAAGCGATCGAGCAAGAGTTAGGAAGGGAGGTCGAATGGGGAGAGCCTCGAGAAACACGAACAGGAAAAATGAGGAGCAATCTTAGTATTGCTCGGGATGGCGACCTGGAAAATCGTGAAAAGTGGGGCGAATATTTTGACTGGTATATCGAATACGGCGAGCGTTTCCACAATGTATTCCACAACAGGATCCAGCAGTTTTGA
- a CDS encoding endonuclease/exonuclease/phosphatase family protein: MSEDVTVMTWNLHGENHPSRSTIQEQIDFLKEYHQDTDLFLFQAVDYTKKDESEDFSHFQQIKSHFEERDYYTTDNRDWNRQLLNLDVQPYHNINSPFRRCKITASRWPIDREPLDLRNNGNGKPRHLNYFYASFLTGPFVANVYLHNEEITDNEGLEVWNAGIIHGSGWKEEKIKALETVYSRIYLQNQQTDKKIILGGDFNAPWKETKTDEGVEIHPHSPDAKHLNKPFYGNPYRYQAENGGTKQFPFNQRWRNAESYIFDSEKSDWDMKDAYWHANDSLELNSTEDHTHVVNNGNPPNKRIDHLLADDHFNIKSCEIQNGIEVEANGFSNGKTPSDHAPVKATLEIEA, translated from the coding sequence ATGAGTGAAGACGTTACCGTCATGACCTGGAATCTTCACGGAGAAAACCACCCCTCCAGAAGCACAATACAGGAGCAAATAGACTTCCTAAAAGAATATCATCAGGATACCGATCTCTTCCTCTTTCAAGCCGTTGACTACACAAAAAAGGACGAGAGCGAAGATTTCAGCCACTTCCAGCAGATCAAGTCTCATTTCGAAGAACGCGATTACTACACGACCGACAACCGCGACTGGAACCGCCAGTTGCTCAACCTCGACGTACAACCCTACCACAACATCAACAGTCCTTTTCGACGCTGCAAAATCACTGCCAGCCGTTGGCCAATAGACAGAGAACCGCTAGATCTGAGAAACAATGGAAACGGAAAACCCAGGCACCTAAACTACTTCTACGCCAGTTTCCTCACTGGTCCTTTTGTCGCCAATGTGTATCTTCATAACGAAGAAATCACCGACAACGAAGGCCTTGAAGTCTGGAACGCGGGCATTATACATGGCTCAGGTTGGAAAGAAGAGAAAATCAAAGCCCTCGAAACAGTCTACAGCAGGATCTACCTCCAAAACCAGCAGACAGACAAGAAAATCATCCTCGGCGGTGACTTCAACGCGCCTTGGAAAGAAACGAAAACAGACGAAGGCGTCGAGATTCACCCTCACAGCCCAGATGCAAAACATCTCAACAAACCCTTCTATGGAAACCCGTATCGTTACCAAGCCGAAAACGGTGGCACCAAACAATTCCCCTTCAACCAGCGCTGGCGGAACGCAGAGAGCTATATTTTCGATTCAGAGAAGAGCGATTGGGATATGAAAGACGCATACTGGCACGCTAATGACAGTCTCGAACTGAATAGCACTGAAGACCACACTCACGTGGTCAACAACGGAAACCCGCCCAACAAACGAATAGATCACCTCCTCGCTGACGACCACTTTAACATCAAGAGCTGCGAGATCCAGAACGGCATTGAGGTAGAAGCAAACGGGTTCAGCAACGGGAAAACACCAAGCGACCACGCTCCTGTCAAAGCTACCCTAGAAATCGAAGCCTAA